A genomic stretch from Lathyrus oleraceus cultivar Zhongwan6 chromosome 2, CAAS_Psat_ZW6_1.0, whole genome shotgun sequence includes:
- the LOC127117676 gene encoding uncharacterized protein LOC127117676 produces MNKVDKSQVIILSFIAFLLVITPLLPSFLRPSYLYLIFNILIIALAAQSGLLSAFSEPSEDKKHHVSVSSKQKHALQKLEENEASTINNENSVSEEQKVKKPKVVEKSAYEKKVVFVGESKVDNKVKKCPSMPSLFYIENGEEDEEVEVEDEICGVNGQELFAKAEAFIGNFYKQLKMQREEYCAY; encoded by the coding sequence ATGAACAAAGTTGATAAATCTCAAGTTATAATTCTCTCTTTCATAGCTTTTCTCCTTGTGATCACACCCTTGTTACCTTCCTTTCTAAGACCTAGTTATCTATACTTAATCTTCAACATCCTTATCATTGCACTTGCGGCTCAATCCGGACTTCTCTCAGCATTCTCTGAGCCGTCAGAAGACAAAAAACATCATGTTTCTGTGTCTTCTAAGCAGAAACATGCATTGCAAAAACTAGAAGAAAATGAAGCTTCAACCATAAACAATGAAAATTCTGTCTCAGAAGAACAAAAAGTTAAGAAGCCTAAGGTTGTTGAAAAGTCTGCATATGAGAAGAAGGTTGTTTTTGTTGGTGAAAGTAAAGTTGATAATAAGGTGAAAAAATGTCCATCAATGCCAAGTCTCTTTTATATAGAAAATGGTGAAGAGGATGAGGAGGTTGAAGTAGAAGATGAGATTTGTGGTGTTAATGGACAAGAACTTTTTGCAAAAGCTGAAGCTTTTATTGGAAACTTCTATAAGCAGTTGAAGATGCAGAGAGAAGAGTATTGTGCTTATTAG